A single window of Micromonas commoda chromosome 6, complete sequence DNA harbors:
- a CDS encoding predicted protein — MECAYRRRGNSGKPVVLIHGFGVSSFQYREQLSALSKNNKVYALDLVGFGKSDQPDLEYCMEFWRDQVVDFVDNVVGEPAVLVGNSIGSLTAIHAAAKKPECTTGIVLLNCAGGMNNKVKRMPGDFDGFGWQYKAVIPIFNVVLAIIDFVLKTPVAKPLFDNVRNEESVRNALKGVYKDSSRVDDALVQSICTAAEREGAFGAFVRILTGPPGPRPEELMPNVKCPMLILWGDNDTITPPDFPLGQYFMKLPDNRPNTTLKVFEGEGHCLQDDNPGAVNPVIKEWVAAL, encoded by the coding sequence ATGGAGTGCGCGTACAGGCGCCGCGGGAACAGCGGCAAACCGGTGGTGCTCATTCACGGCTTCGGCGTCAGCTCCTTCCAGTACCGCGAGCAGCTCAGCGCGCTGTCCAAGAACAACAAGGTGTACGCGCTCGACCTCGTGGGCTTCGGGAAGTCTGATCAGCCCGATTTGGAGTACTGCATGGAGTTCTGGAGGGATCAGGTGGTCGACTTTGTGGACAACGTCGTGGGCGAGCCCGCTGTGCTGGTTGGCAACTCGATCGGCAGCCTCACTGCTATCCACGCCGCTGCAAAGAAGCCGGAATGTACCACGGGCATCGTGCTCCTAAACTGCGCGGGCGGGATGAATAACAAGGTCAAGCGCATGCCGGGGGATTTCGACGGGTTCGGATGGCAGTACAAGGCGGTGATCCCCATCTTcaacgtcgtcctcgccatcATTGACTTCGTGCTGAAAACGCCGGTGGCCAAGCCTCTGTTTGACAACGTTCGAAACGAGGAGAGCGTGAGGAACGCTCTGAAGGGGGTGTATAAGGATTCTTCTAGGGTCGACGATGCGCTCGTGCAGTCCATCTGTACGGCTGCCGAACGGGAGGGTGCCTTTGGCGCTTTCGTGAGGATACTGACAGGCCCTCCAGGACCTCGTCCGGAGGAGCTGATGCCGAATGTGAAGTGCCCGATGCTGATACTCTGGGGCGATAACGACACGATCACGCCCCCTGATTTCCCCCTTGGGCAGTACTTCATGAAGCTACCCGACAATCGCCCTAACACCACCCTGAAGGTTTTCGAGGGAGAGGGTCACTGTCTTCAGGATGACAATCCGGGAGCGGTGAACCCCGTGATAAAGGAGTGGGTCGCTGCGTTGTAA
- the SELD gene encoding selenide, water dikinase (. Selenide, water dikinase. Gene name is SPS2 in Drosophila. In the selenamino acid metabolic pathway. Synthesizes selenophosphate from selenide and ATP. Synonym Selenophosphate synthetase.), protein MGKMNDSGPVVKDLVLIGGGHSHVYVLKMLGMNKLPGVRVTLVAKEVNTPYSGMLPGHIAGHYTWDECHVDLRPLCTFAGHRLIHDEAVSIDLENKRVILKDRPSISYDALSIDIGITPAKAVQGASDYTTPVKPIYGFGERWEALLDRVLSTTAQTRVAVVGGGAGGVELALAMQHRLQVELEKAGQSADRASFKLITRGKLMPTHASSIRKTFLHIFHDRGIEVIEEDGVESVLKGEVVLSSGRKVPADECIWCTQAAPQSWPGEAGLETDNGFIKVSATLESTSHSGVFAAGDVASVVGHPRPKAGVFAVRQGPPLHDNLRRYLLGEKLVDFSPQKVFLGLISTGSKHAVASYGSVSFGGASSTGAMLWKWKDHIDRKWMKMYQEMPVMASPEPDVSEVALAAGPATIAALQAVPMRCGGCGAKVGASVLSRVMARLNIPTRPEVEVGLDQPDDAAVITVPPGMVAVHTVDFFRSFVDDPYIFGQIAVVHALGDCWAMGAEPHAVLAIAQVPYGLESQVEDELWQMMSGATAVLEEVGCALAGGHSCEGAELALGFSVHGVAKREKLMKKGGMKPGQVLIVTKPIGTGTLFAADMRAKAEGRWVTKALDSMRKPSAVAAQLLVEHGAKACTDVTGFGLLGHLVEMCKGANLAAVLDLDEIPVLDGAEECLKMGITSSLQPANVRLSRAVANQDGIANNPRYPLIYDPQTAGGMLAAVPKENAEACIEALRQAGYPSTCGIGEIIEHLPAVATAPEQVVFVQDAQNQFSASGESKERVRPIDLNNCETGTCEIPISKKQKAK, encoded by the coding sequence ATGGGGAAGATGAACGACAGCGGACCGGTCGTCAAGGATCTCGTTCTTATCGGCGGTGGTCACAGCCACGTCTACGTTCTGAAAATGCTCGGTATGAACAAGCTGCCGGGCGTGCGCGTTACTCTCGTGGCCAAGGAGGTTAACACTCCCTACAGCGGAATGCTGCCTGGGCACATTGCTGGCCACTACACCTGGGACGAATGTCACGTCGACTTGAGGCCCCTGTGCACTTTTGCTGGGCATCGATTGATCCACGACGAGGCCGTGAGCATAGATCTGGAGAACAAACGAGTCATCCTGAAGGACCGCCCTTCGATATCCTACGACGCACTCTCCATCGACATCGGCATCACGCCTGCCAAGGCTGTTCAGGGAGCTTCCGACTACACAACACCCGTCAAACCCATCTACGGGTTCGGAGAGCGTTGGGAAGCGCTATTGGACAGAGTTCTCTCGACGACCGCGCAGACCAGAGTGGCTGTGGTGGGGGGCGGAGCCGGTGGAGTCGAACTCGCTCTTGCAATGCAACACCGGCTGCAGGTGGAGCTTGAAAAGGCTGGACAGTCAGCTGACCGCGCCAGTTTCAAGCTGATCACTCGCGGGAAGCTCATGCCCACGCATGCGAGTTCGATTCGTAAAACTTTTCTGCACATATTTCACGATAGGGGCATCGAAGTtatcgaggaggacggcgtggaGTCCGTCTTGAAGGGTGAAGTGGTTCTCTCGAGTGGTCGAAAAGTTCCTGCGGATGAGTGCATCTGGTGTACCCAAGCGGCACCCCAAAGTTGGCCCGGAGAGGCTGGGCTTGAGACTGACAACGGGTTCATCAAGGTATCTGCAACTCTGGAATCGACTAGCCATTCTGGGGTTTTTGCCGCGGGAGATGTCGCCTCCGTGGTTGGTCATCCGCGCCCAAAAGCAGGAGTGTTTGCAGTGCGCCAGGGCCCTCCACTGCACGATAACCTCCGCCGCTATTTACTCGGAGAGAAACTGGTAGACTTCAGTCCTCAGAAGGTGTTTCTCGGACTCATAAGCACCGGTTCAAAACACGCCGTGGCTTCGTACGGTTCCGTAAGCTTTGGTGGGGCGTCATCAACGGGGGCAATGCTCTGGAAGTGGAAGGACCACATCGATAGGAAGTGGATGAAGATGTATCAAGAGATGCCAGTGATGGCATCCCCAGAGCCTGATGTATCGGAGGTTGCGCTCGCGGCTGGTCCTGCAACCATCGCCGCCCTGCAGGCTGTCCCCATGCGTTGTGGTGGTTGTGGAGCGAAGGTTGGGGCCAGCGTACTTAGCCGAGTGATGGCCCGCCTCAACATTCCGACTCGCCCTGAGGTTGAAGTCGGACTTGACCAGCCGGACGATGCGGCCGTCATTACGGTTCCACCAGGAATGGTCGCTGTGCACACCGTCGATTTTTTTCGTTCTTTCGTAGATGATCCGTACATCTTCGGTCAAATAGCGGTTGTGCACGCGTTGGGTGACTGCTGGGCCATGGGAGCTGAGCCacacgccgtcctcgcgatcgcgcaGGTGCCGTACGGTCTTGAGTCTCAGGTTGAGGACGAGCTGTGGCAGATGATGTCTGGAGCCACGGCGGTCCTCGAGGAAGTTGGATGCGCTCTGGCGGGAGGACACAGCTGTGAGGGTGCAGAGCTGGCCTTGGGATTTTCAGTGCACGGAGTGGCCAAGCGAGAAAAACTGATGAAAAAGGGAGGTATGAAACCAGGCCAAGTTCTCATTGTCACCAAACCTATCGGCACGGGCACGCTGTTTGCTGCAGATATGCGTGCAAAAGCTGAGGGAAGATGGGTGACCAAAGCACTGGACAGTATGCGAAAACCCAGTGCGGTTGCTGCTCAATTACTGGTCGAGCATGGCGCCAAGGCATGCACCGATGTAACTGGATTTGGCCTGCTCGGACACCTTGTAGAAATGTGCAAAGGTGCAAACTTGGCTGCAGTTTTGGACCTTGACGAAATTCCGGTGTTGGATGGAGCAGAAGAATGCTTGAAAATGGGAATAACCTCATCGCTTCAACCTGCAAATGTTCGATTGTCGAGGGCTGTTGCTAATCAAGATGGAATCGCGAATAATCCCAGATATCCGCTGATTTACGATCCACAAACCGCAGGCGGTATGCTAGCTGCAGTGCCGAAAGAAAATGCGGAAGCTTGTATCGAGGCTCTTCGTCAGGCTGGTTATCCTTCAACTTGCGGGATTGGCGAAATCATCGAGCATTTACCCGCGGTAGCCACCGCGCCAGAACAGGTCGTTTTTGTTCAAGATGCACAGAACCAGTTCTCCGCCTCCGGAGAAAGCAAGGAGCGAGTTCGTCCCATCGATTTGAACAACTGCGAGACCGGAACATGCGAGATTCCGATCAGCAAAAAGCAAAAGGCAAAGTAG
- a CDS encoding predicted protein, producing MIHVLYAEDSVPTQFIIKRLVNRIDDIELVCVNDGKAALDYCKNAKDGNKRPDIILMDCQMPVMDGLQATREIRKLDDPILSRVPIVAVSSGIKSMNEKDCMDAGMDDYVAKPLNQQALTNIL from the coding sequence ATGATCCATGTTTTATACGCCGAAGACAGCGTTCCTACGCAGTTCATCATCAAGCGACTTGTCAATCGCATCGACGACATAGAGCTCGTGTGCGTCAATGATGGCAAGGCCGCACTGGATTATTGCAAAAACGCAAAGGACGGAAACAAGCGTCCAGACATCATCCTGATGGACTGCCAAATGCCTGTCATGGATGGCTTACAGGCAACCAGGGAGATCCGAAAGCTTGACGATCCTATACTTTCTCGGGTGCCCATCGTAGCAGTGTCGTCTGGAATCAAATCTATGAACGAGAAAGATTGCATGGATGCCGGAATGGACGACTATGTCGCGAAGCCGCTCAATCAACAGGCGTTGACAAATATCCTC
- a CDS encoding predicted protein, producing the protein MGEQEYKQFNQYIIVKDLGRGVHAKVMLGLNAADNLLYAIKATSIAAVAETAVRKEIAVLKKLKHPNVLKLFEVIDDAKTNELLLVLEFASAGPIFTRYNMVPVKENRLLSYTRDIIQGLDYLHHVAGIAHMDLKPENLLKSGDGTVKIADFGVSFIGKANTKNSNKRIVGTPAFIAPEMLGEDGYDPFAADIWSLGVCIFHMATARLPFTGRTIFQIIAMAKRQGLQFPEKPDLSAELRDLLTIVLKTEPEERASLEDVMTHAW; encoded by the coding sequence ATGGGGGAGCAGGAGTACAAACAGTTCAATCAGTACATCATCGTCAAGGACCTAGGCCGCGGTGTTCACGCGAAAGTCATGCTCGGCCTGAATGCCGCCGACAACCTCCTGTATGCGATCAAGGCCACGAGCATCGCAGCTGTCGCCGAGACGGCGGTGAGGAAGGAGATTGCCGTGCTGAAAAAGCTGAAGCATCCAAACGTGCTGAAGCTCTTCGAGGTCATCGATGATGCGAAGACCAACGAGCTTCTCTTGGTGCTGGAATTTGCTAGTGCTGGTCCTATCTTCACGAGGTACAACATGGTCCCAGTGAAAGAAAATAGATTGCTGTCCTACACCCGAGACATAATTCAAGGTCTGGATTACCTTCACCACGTGGCGGGAATCGCACACATGGATTTGAAACCAGAAAACCTTTTGAAGTCTGGCGATGGTACGGTGAAGATCGCTGATTTTGGGGTTTCTTTCATCGGAAAGGCGAATACAAAGAATTCCAACAAACGGATTGTCGGAACTCCAGCTTTCATCGCCCCTGAAATGCTGGGTGAAGATGGCTATGATCCATTTGCCGCGGATATTTGGTCTCTCGGAGTTTGCATTTTTCATATGGCGACAGCGAGACTGCCCTTCACAGGACGAACAATTTTCCAGATCATCGCCATGGCAAAGCGGCAGGGCTTGCAATTTCCTGAAAAGCCAGATTTATCAGCAGAGTTGAGAGACTTGCTGACGATCGTCCTCAAAACGGAGCCTGAAGAACGTGCTTCATTAGAGGACGTGATGACTCATGCTTGG
- a CDS encoding major facilitator superfamily (multidrug efflux): ELKALWPFIIISITYLLFTVTDGAVRMLVLLHAYNKGFTAMEVAVMFTLYELMGAVTNLAAGVAGAKWGIRATLISGLLLQIVGLGMLYGWSDDWSKDEAIVYVTIAQAMCGIAKDLTKLGGKTVTKLVTPEEKQERLFKLVSALTGYKNSLKGVGYFMGAALLDWSYFAAISVNIGFIIVALPFAIFGLTTQLGRVASKNITLEAVFKQSDNINYLSLARLFLFGSRDLWFEVPLPFYLRSAEGLGWPRAAVGALLAGYIIMYGQCQSYSPQLVLVPLKQSPPNKWVCILWNAVLAICPIFMGAMALTSVYDEPGDSNTGKVVTLMIGVFSFAIIFAVNSAVHSYLVVKYAEGNKVAMNVGFYYMANAFGRLTGTIISGALYSYVGSNVNDGLAACFLASLVFVVIS, translated from the coding sequence GAACTCAAGGCGCTATGGCCGTTCATCATTATCAGCATCACGTACCTGCTGTTCACCGTCACCGACGGTGCAGTTCGCATGCTGGTCCTGCTACACGCGTACAACAAGGGCTTCACCGCGATGGAGGTGGCTGTCATGTTCACGCTTTACGAACTCATGGGTGCAGTGACGAACCTTGCAGCGGGGGTTGCCGGGGCGAAATGGGGCATTCGCGCCACGCTAATCAGCGGTCTTCTTCTCCAGATCGTTGGACTTGGGATGCTCTACGGTTGGAGCGACGACTGGTCGAAAGATGAGGCCATCGTGTACGTCACCATCGCACAAGCCATGTGCGGAATCGCCAAGGATCTCACTAAACTTGGCGGCAAGACTGTCACGAAGCTCGTAACGCCGGAGGAGAAGCAGGAGAGGCTATTCAAGTTGGTGTCGGCGCTGACGGGATACAAAAACTCTCTGAAGGGTGTCGGTTATTTCATGGGAGCCGCGCTTCTGGACTGGAGTTACTTCGCGGCGATATCGGTGAATATCGGATTCATCATAGTCGCACTGCCGTTCGCCATCTTTGGTCTCACGACCCAGCTCGGCCGCGTGGCGTCAAAGAACATCACGCTTGAGGCGGTCTTCAAGCAGTCAGACAACATTAACTACCTCAGCCTTGCGCGCTTGTTCCTGTTTGGCAGTCGTGACCTCTGGTTTGAGGTGCCTCTGCCTTTCTATCTGCGATCGGCGGAGGGACTGGGCTGGCCACGAGCGGCTGTCGGTGCGCTTCTCGCGGGTTATATCATAATGTACGGCCAGTGCCAGTCGTACTCGCCCCAGCTGGTGCTTGTGCCTCTGAAGCAGTCGCCACCGAACAAGTGGGTGTGCATCCTTTGGAACGCCGTGCTCGCCATTTGCCCAATATTTATGGGCGCGATGGCACTAACCTCCGTGTACGACGAGCCGGGAGACTCGAACACGGGGAAGGTTGTCACCCTCATGATCGGCGTTTTTAGTTTCGCCATCATATTCGCTGTCAACAGCGCTGTGCACTCGTATCTGGTTGTGAAGTATGCAGAGGGCAACAAGGTTGCGATGAACGTGGGCTTCTACTACATGGCCAACGCGTTCGGACGACTCACGGGTACGATAATATCCGGAGCGCTTTACTCATACGTCGGATCGAACGTCAACGATGGACTCGCCGCTTGTTTCCTGGCGTCCCTTGTTTTCGTGGTCATCAGC
- a CDS encoding predicted protein — MRVWSRVLVVCFLGLCLVVGEVASLAPARPARGGVGVAPRRVKLAPLGSSGDGAQLPKYRVDLDQPPGVRWNDVMKDKRAAAHKTITSLFALLPEEVHTEVDKLVLHVEERLPVWAREEMQGIAAALNVTFGDILLVNFFFEITPFCTSVIARSSSTGHLYHARNLDFGFGMPSFSENLRDLAMDVEFTKGGEPAFIVTTFAGYVGAATGMRSGVFSVTVNEREMTGPLPIPNLLKGVLNLINAILTSDAYPVTWATREALEDDASTFNSVVKMFSERSLATQIYLIIGGASEGDGVVLTRDHNSLLDAWKMDAASGEWFLVQTNYDHWLPMPIWDNRRKPAEKALSKVGADAILPSSIYSNVLSLDPILNQLTVYSTIMSCAEGKYESFLRKCEGCSPI; from the coding sequence ATGAGGGTTTGGTCGCGTGTGCTCGTAGTATGCTTCCTAGGTCTctgcctcgtcgtcggcgaggtcgctTCGCTCGCTCCAGCGCGCCCTGCACGGGGGGGCGTGGGCGTAGCACCTCGACGCGTGAAACTTGCGCCCCTCGGAAGTTCGGGAGATGGCGCGCAACTCCCGAAGTATCGAGTCGACCTGGACCAACCCCCGGGGGTTCGCTGGAACGATGTTATGAAAGATaagcgagccgcggcgcatAAGACGATCACCAGTCTATTCGCACTGCTTCCAGAGGAGGTTCACACGGAGGTCGACAAGCTCGTCTTGCACGTCGAGGAGCGTCTGCCAGTTtgggcgagggaggagatgCAGGGGATAGCCGCCGCTTTGAACGTCACCTTCGGAGATATCCTGTTGGTGAACTTCTTTTTCGAGATCACACCATTCTGCACCTCCGTAATTGCTCGGAGCTCGAGCACTGGTCACCTGTACCACGCCCGGAACCTGGACTTTGGTTTCGGCATGCCATCGTTCTCGGAAAACCTGCGGGACCTCGCGATGGACGTGGAGTTCACCAAGGGCGGGGAACCGGCGTTTATCGTAACGACCTTTGCCGGTTACGTGGGTGCGGCCACCGGCATGCGATCTGGTGTGTTCTCGGTGACCGTGAACGAGCGAGAGATGACAGGCCCGCTCCCCATCCCAAACTTGCTAAAAGGCGTGTTGAACCTCATCAACGCAATTTTGACGTCTGACGCATATCCGGTGACCTGGGCGACAAGGGAGGCTCTCGAGGACGATGCATCAACGTTCAACTCTGTTGTCAAAATGTTCAGCGAACGCTCGCTAGCGACACAGATATATTTGATCATCGGAGGAGCttccgagggcgacggcgtggtcCTGACCCGGGATCACAACTCCTTGTTGGATGCGTGGAAGATGGATGCAGCATCCGGGGAATGGTTTCTCGTGCAGACTAATTACGACCACTGGTTGCCGATGCCAATATGGGATAACAGGAGAAAGCCAGCGGAGAAAGCTCTTTCGAAGGTGGGGGCTGATGCGATTCTGCCGTCGTCGATATATTCGAACGTCCTCTCTCTGGATCCAATCCTGAACCAGTTGACTGTGTATTCGACGATCATGTCCTGTGCCGAGGGGAAATACGAATCATTTCTTCGAAAATGTGAGGGTTGCTCTCCCATCTGA
- a CDS encoding predicted protein → MVNYKDVVFMFGGHGQRLQPPPPGQPRIAHEIYDTQSKYEATNPLYYDDLWAYNVTEREWEQLKPFCTTCQNQSEVDGTAERDVFGPRGRHSPSLANYDDSVYLFGGYAFGGVTNFVGIYPTGTATDYPSLNSKYYLNDMWKYNITVNEWEELFPHPRYPIRPSPRFGHSAAISIKGDQVVMLVFGGYTWDDEIGDLWYYNISGDTWIKVEGEGEYPSRRYRSTMVPIGHTSQLRTGSTQQAGRALVFGGHGCLKGASYVEATKSKVVSNMDRINNIDRQWDTQYDATGDGKITVRGIDVNEYGDPILSTNPDLWIQTPNDYGEKYCYEELDDLWQYFPTSCPKDCSRRGVCEYNFCVCDDGFTGIDCSNVSCPDDSCFFDYLGHRQVCEQCNNRGTCNGYTGQCDCQFPASGESCREYDCLNDCNGNGICDHARNNSLGYGVCECFTKDGRPAYEGLDCSIPVCPWNPANEKNLTCYDRGICVNGTCVCHPGYGDSFVHRELSAPDGGLFGIRIPTDWDGTPIPGCGYDEEKDAYSEAFRGPKPADPITGRPALPECEPIWVADCGDVFFTFAGAPTLYGMPLIIALSLAWLANEILDINTRP, encoded by the coding sequence ATGGTGAACTACAAAGATGTGGTTTTCATGTTCGGCGGCCATGGTCAGAGGTtgcagccgccgccccctgGTCAGCCCCGCATAGCTCACGAGATTTACGATACCCAGAGCAAGTACGAGGCCACCAACCCACTGTACTATGACGACCTGTGGGCATATAACGTTACCGAGCGAGAGTGGGAACAACTCAAGCCGTTCTGCACGACATGCCAGAACCAGTCGGAGGTTGACGGGACAGCAGAGCGCGATGTATTCGGACCAAGAGGTCGCCACAGCCCTTCGCTCGCGAATTACGACGACTCGGTGTACCTTTTTGGAGGATATGCCTTTGGAGGCGTGACAAACTTCGTTGGTATCTACCCCACTGGCACGGCGACTGACTATCCATCGTTGAACTCAAAGTACTACCTCAACGACATGTGGAAGTACAACATCACCGTGAACGAGTGGGAAGAGCTGTTTCCCCATCCTAGGTACCCTATCaggccgagcccgaggttTGGGCACTCAGCCGCAATCAGCATCAAAGGCGACCAAGTTGTCATGCTTGTGTTCGGTGGATACACGTGGGACGATGAGATTGGCGATCTTTGGTACTACAATATCTCAGGCGACACCTGGATCAAAGTTGAAGGCGAGGGTGAAtatccctcgcggcgatacAGGTCCACTATGGTGCCCATTGGCCACACATCTCAGCTCCGCACTGGCTCCACGCAACAGGCTGGTCGTGCCCTTGTTTTTGGAGGACACGGGTGTCTGAAAGGTGCAAGTTACGTCGAAGCGACAAAGAGCAAGGTAGTGTCGAATATGGACCGTATCAACAACATCGATAGGCAATGGGACACTCAGTACGACGCCACCGGTGACGGCAAGATCACGGTTCGTGGCATTGATGTGAACGAGTACGGCGACCCAATTCTCAGTACCAATCCAGACCTTTGGATCCAGACTCCAAACGACTATGGTGAGAAGTATTGCTACGAAGAGCTGGATGATCTGTGGCAGTATTTCCCCACGTCCTGCCCGAAAGAttgctcgcgacgcggggtcTGCGAGTATAACTTTTGCGTCTGTGATGATGGATTCACTGGAATTGACTGCTCCAACGTCTCTTGCCCTGACGATTCCTGCTTCTTTGATTATCTGGGACACAGACAAGTTTGCGAACAGTGCAACAACCGCGGAACATGTAATGGATACACGGGACAGTGCGACTGTCAGTTTCCCGCGTCGGGAGAGTCCTGTCGTGAATACGATTGCTTGAACGACTGCAATGGCAACGGTATCTGCGATCACGCGCGCAACAACTCCCTGGGGTATGGTGTCTGTGAATGTTTCACGAAAGATGGCAGACCAGCATACGAAGGCTTAGACTGCTCCATTCCAGTGTGTCCTTGGAATCCTGCGAATGAGAAAAACTTGACGTGTTATGATCGAGGTATCTGCGTGAACGGAACGTGCGTGTGTCATCCAGGATACGGAGACAGTTTCGTCCACAGGGAACTGAGTGCACCAGATGGTGGGTTGTTCGGCATCAGGATTCCAACGGATTGGGACGGTACCCCGATACCAGGCTGCGGCTACGATGAAGAAAAAGATGCGTACAGCGAAGCGTTCCGCGGACCAAAACCGGCAGATCCTATCACGGGAAGACCTGCTTTGCCAGAGTGTGAGCCCATATGGGTTGCTGATTGTGGCGATGTGTTTTTCACTTTTGCTGGAGCACCAACGCTTTACGGGATGCCGCTTATCATTGCCCTTTCGCTGGCTTGGTTGGCAAACGAAATTCTAGACATCAACACCAGACCTTAA